The following are from one region of the Alicyclobacillus fastidiosus genome:
- a CDS encoding DUF4965 domain-containing protein, with product MSRQFRAPAVPLTTVDPYFSVWSMSDELHGDFTRHWTGRRHSMTGLVVIDDTVWRFLGRVEPNPEHYYAEPPAMTQISVEIAPVSSVYTFEAAGIRLRVDFTTPQLAHNLSLLSRPASYVTFEVQSKDGRDHDVKIYFDVSAEWCVDSANQAVVAQQMTDNGLRVMAIGHEQQDYLNRSGDDLRIDWGYLYLVVQDQPTAMTQIGPVTQRKEFAKSIAWEPYAGDFSFGPVNHDHPVMSCVLDCGLVGKLAASQFIVLAYDDVYSIEYFHVKLKALWTYQFSTTQDLLSAVVHEYDEVMRACRTFNRDLVSNAIQSGGQKYADLLSLAYRQAIAAHKLVLDENGAVLFLSKECFSNGCIATVDVSYPSIPLFLLYNPELVKGMMRPIFKYAASDAWPFNFAPHDVGQYPLANGQVYSGTRIEGQMPVEECGNMLVMMAAVCLVEGDVSFANENWSLISTWAEYLLTHGLDPDHQLCTDDFAGHLAHNANLSIKAIMGIVSYGLLCGMMGDKDKEQALLSTARQMTSAWEEMAREGEHYRLAFDQPGTWSLKYNLIWDVIFDTNVFDPGVRQKEVQWYFKMQNQYGIPLDNRRPYTKSDWLVWVASLSDNEEDFERLIDPLWDFVNESPDRVPFTDWYDTVTGRWIGFQHRSVVGGLFIKLLKDNWEKLTSHVD from the coding sequence ATGTCTCGTCAATTTCGCGCACCTGCTGTTCCCCTCACCACAGTCGATCCCTATTTCAGCGTTTGGTCCATGTCTGACGAACTGCACGGTGATTTTACACGGCATTGGACGGGTAGACGTCACTCGATGACCGGGCTGGTTGTGATTGATGACACTGTTTGGCGGTTTCTCGGACGAGTTGAACCGAATCCGGAGCACTACTACGCAGAACCGCCTGCTATGACGCAGATTTCGGTTGAAATTGCCCCTGTATCATCTGTTTATACGTTCGAGGCAGCTGGTATCCGCTTGCGCGTCGACTTTACCACGCCGCAATTGGCGCACAATCTCAGCCTTCTCTCACGCCCGGCTTCGTATGTCACGTTTGAGGTACAGTCCAAGGATGGACGAGATCACGATGTGAAGATTTACTTTGATGTATCCGCAGAATGGTGCGTCGATTCCGCTAATCAGGCCGTTGTTGCTCAACAGATGACAGATAATGGCCTTCGCGTGATGGCAATCGGTCACGAGCAACAGGATTACCTCAATCGTTCCGGTGACGATCTACGTATTGATTGGGGGTACTTGTACTTGGTTGTACAGGACCAACCGACCGCCATGACTCAGATTGGCCCTGTTACACAGCGCAAGGAGTTCGCCAAATCCATCGCTTGGGAGCCATACGCTGGGGACTTCTCATTTGGACCAGTCAACCACGACCATCCAGTGATGAGTTGCGTGTTGGATTGCGGATTGGTGGGTAAATTGGCGGCTTCTCAATTCATCGTGTTGGCCTATGACGACGTCTACAGTATCGAATACTTTCACGTGAAGCTTAAAGCCTTATGGACGTACCAATTCAGCACAACCCAGGACTTGCTGTCGGCCGTCGTGCATGAATACGACGAAGTCATGCGCGCTTGCCGAACGTTTAATCGCGACTTGGTGTCGAATGCGATTCAATCGGGCGGTCAGAAGTACGCCGACTTACTATCTCTTGCGTACCGCCAGGCCATTGCAGCCCACAAGCTTGTCTTAGACGAAAACGGGGCTGTGCTATTTCTCTCAAAAGAATGCTTCAGTAATGGATGCATTGCAACAGTCGATGTCAGTTATCCCTCCATTCCCCTCTTCCTCCTATACAATCCGGAGCTTGTTAAAGGAATGATGCGGCCTATATTCAAGTACGCTGCGAGCGACGCCTGGCCGTTTAACTTTGCGCCTCATGATGTCGGCCAGTACCCACTAGCCAATGGACAGGTTTACTCAGGTACCCGCATCGAGGGACAAATGCCTGTCGAGGAATGTGGCAACATGCTCGTGATGATGGCGGCTGTCTGCCTAGTCGAAGGTGACGTTTCATTTGCCAATGAGAATTGGTCCCTCATCTCTACGTGGGCCGAATACCTGTTGACCCACGGATTAGACCCTGACCATCAACTCTGTACAGACGATTTTGCTGGACACTTGGCTCACAACGCAAACCTCTCCATAAAGGCCATCATGGGAATCGTCAGTTATGGGCTGCTGTGCGGCATGATGGGGGATAAGGACAAGGAACAAGCGTTGCTCAGTACGGCCCGCCAGATGACAAGTGCGTGGGAAGAAATGGCAAGAGAGGGAGAGCACTACCGTCTGGCATTTGACCAGCCTGGTACCTGGAGTCTCAAATACAATCTCATTTGGGACGTGATTTTTGACACGAACGTGTTTGACCCAGGAGTTCGCCAGAAGGAAGTTCAGTGGTACTTCAAAATGCAGAATCAATATGGTATTCCGCTCGATAATAGAAGGCCGTACACCAAGTCGGATTGGCTTGTGTGGGTGGCCTCGCTCAGCGACAACGAGGAAGATTTTGAACGGTTGATCGATCCGCTGTGGGACTTTGTCAATGAATCACCTGACAGGGTTCCGTTTACAGATTGGTATGACACAGTTACAGGTCGATGGATCGGCTTTCAACACCGCAGTGTAGTCGGGGGACTTTTTATCAAACTGTTGAAAGACAATTGGGAGAAATTAACCAGTCACGTTGATTGA
- a CDS encoding GxGYxYP family putative glycoside hydrolase: MTKHSVKSTLAISAALTTGLITLCPTLAAAGVEPSQQVNQTTPATQNLWIKFSKAKTLLTADIQNSSPDVQLAATTLQGAYNQQQRSSRIYLFQRPEDEFWLKNAVPKDIEVKQLSYSNSDPNGVLKALLTQFGKDVKGAIITDPNNPDTVNVATTMAGIDDAMVITPSQETLVESYGIKILHDFRDDHLTGTVATYQWAVQHLLPQTTNKDLVMLDPSIQGYIRDYAIATKSFVFYLTSTDPDQKALMDEILKYTPSNTPILGYIPNEGPDVAELSSQGHFLNASDYLDNESVWASMPSPPSLKQPKLPAVNAKSNTVYVAFLVSDGDNAQYVQHRMQNLWQDPDLGKVPVGWTIAPGMINFAPTIISYYYKHLPKNSELLPGPSGIGYATAETGSNLEQFASLTGDIMRRDDMSTVDYWGSPTALDTFAKASGVSNISFDAPLAYETVGHTVINEQTSGYISDPNDLLNTIEQQAATEQQGSPLFLEPLIDAWNLTPTDIYNVAQELTESGQQTGKKYVFLTPSQLSSTMKNYYSTHSACSPSGDAPYNPPGNIISNPSGENGTTGWVVAYDGQYSTLTSTSYNGSSALEWKINDNTGSEDWVSYYPPVQNGKTYTFSVQVAGSGQAFMDVWDGTQDIQTIPVKLTSGFQTLTWTGTIPNNAPGGQDGSAPQLQIRESVGSPTVYIRDASVVPSTPLS, encoded by the coding sequence ATGACGAAACACTCAGTTAAATCTACGTTAGCTATTAGCGCTGCCTTGACTACGGGGCTCATCACATTGTGTCCAACACTGGCTGCGGCAGGGGTGGAACCCAGTCAACAAGTAAATCAAACTACGCCGGCAACCCAAAACCTTTGGATTAAGTTCTCGAAGGCCAAGACTTTGCTGACAGCGGATATCCAGAACTCCAGTCCAGACGTGCAACTGGCGGCCACCACCCTGCAGGGTGCATATAACCAGCAACAACGTTCAAGTCGAATTTATCTTTTCCAGCGGCCCGAAGACGAATTCTGGCTAAAAAATGCTGTGCCGAAGGATATCGAAGTCAAACAGTTGTCTTACTCGAATAGTGACCCCAATGGAGTACTGAAAGCCTTACTAACTCAGTTTGGTAAGGATGTGAAAGGTGCAATTATTACTGATCCGAACAATCCGGACACAGTGAATGTCGCCACGACCATGGCTGGCATCGACGATGCAATGGTCATTACGCCCAGCCAAGAGACGTTGGTTGAGAGCTACGGTATCAAAATCCTTCACGATTTTCGAGACGATCACCTAACGGGTACTGTGGCTACGTATCAGTGGGCGGTCCAACATTTACTTCCTCAGACCACCAACAAAGACTTAGTCATGCTCGACCCGAGCATTCAAGGGTACATTCGAGATTACGCGATTGCTACGAAATCATTTGTGTTTTATTTGACCTCAACGGATCCTGACCAGAAGGCATTGATGGACGAAATATTAAAATACACGCCATCAAACACCCCAATCCTTGGTTATATCCCAAATGAGGGCCCCGACGTCGCGGAACTTAGTAGCCAGGGTCATTTTCTAAACGCCTCTGACTACCTGGACAATGAGTCGGTGTGGGCTTCGATGCCAAGTCCTCCGAGTCTCAAGCAACCTAAGCTTCCAGCCGTTAATGCAAAGTCCAACACTGTGTATGTAGCCTTTTTGGTCAGCGATGGGGACAACGCGCAATACGTCCAACATCGCATGCAGAATCTCTGGCAAGACCCAGATTTGGGTAAGGTACCTGTTGGATGGACGATTGCACCAGGCATGATTAATTTCGCGCCAACAATCATTTCCTACTACTACAAACATCTACCTAAAAACAGCGAATTGCTTCCAGGTCCCTCGGGAATTGGCTATGCGACTGCCGAAACCGGTTCAAACCTGGAGCAATTTGCAAGTCTAACCGGAGACATTATGCGACGTGATGATATGAGTACAGTGGATTATTGGGGTTCGCCGACGGCTCTGGACACATTTGCGAAAGCCTCTGGCGTGTCGAACATTTCTTTTGACGCGCCGCTGGCTTACGAAACCGTTGGACACACTGTGATTAATGAGCAAACCAGCGGTTACATTTCGGATCCAAATGATTTATTAAATACAATTGAGCAACAAGCTGCGACTGAGCAACAAGGTAGTCCATTGTTCCTTGAGCCCTTAATTGATGCATGGAATTTAACCCCCACCGATATATACAATGTTGCGCAGGAATTAACTGAAAGTGGACAACAGACAGGTAAAAAATATGTTTTTTTGACCCCAAGTCAATTGTCCTCGACGATGAAGAATTATTACAGCACTCATAGTGCTTGCTCACCTTCAGGGGATGCTCCATACAATCCGCCTGGTAATATCATCTCAAATCCAAGTGGAGAGAATGGGACCACGGGCTGGGTCGTGGCTTATGATGGGCAATATTCTACCCTAACAAGTACATCGTATAATGGTTCTTCCGCTCTTGAATGGAAAATTAACGATAATACAGGCAGCGAGGATTGGGTGTCATATTATCCACCTGTTCAAAACGGAAAGACATATACGTTCTCCGTACAAGTAGCAGGATCAGGTCAGGCCTTTATGGATGTTTGGGATGGAACACAGGACATACAGACCATACCCGTCAAACTAACTAGCGGGTTCCAAACACTAACTTGGACAGGGACTATTCCTAACAATGCACCCGGAGGACAAGATGGATCTGCTCCCCAACTTCAGATTCGTGAGTCTGTAGGGTCACCAACTGTGTACATTCGCGACGCCAGCGTAGTGCCCTCTACTCCCCTTTCGTAG
- a CDS encoding L-dopachrome tautomerase-related protein, with translation MVYHWNHLDWNFPDFNMKQDFEAKQNWKHAMPGGIKVDQQGNTYVSVPRWTPGIPATMNRIVCKNGRPLLEAFPSWQWNKAGNVSVLQSVLGYEIDERNRMWILDQGKIAYAPSPDGSQKLVLWDLNTNTLLESIKIPYEIAPYRTSFLNDLVVDNRHGFVYITDSGNGWPGHQLEGGIIVYNMKTKTFRRVLDRHYSTQDFPQFHFDIDNQLVFHDRPIRIGADGIALSADRSTLYYCQVTGRNLYSVDTALLRNFNTPLTQISESVRAVGSKGTTTDGMHADNQGNVFYTMLEGKGVGVYTPKTHRFHKLLSDDRMLWVDGVAFDQKGSIVFNSNKLHQMFDKPQTIDWNYPYNLIIWKSFVGNGIKSYTYAH, from the coding sequence ATGGTGTACCACTGGAATCACTTAGATTGGAATTTCCCTGACTTTAACATGAAGCAGGATTTTGAAGCGAAACAAAACTGGAAGCATGCAATGCCAGGCGGAATAAAGGTGGACCAACAGGGAAATACCTACGTTTCTGTCCCGCGCTGGACTCCCGGCATTCCTGCGACGATGAACCGTATCGTCTGCAAGAATGGAAGGCCATTGCTCGAAGCGTTCCCAAGCTGGCAATGGAATAAGGCCGGGAACGTTTCCGTCCTCCAATCAGTCCTTGGGTACGAAATCGACGAGCGTAACCGCATGTGGATTCTCGATCAGGGGAAAATCGCATATGCACCGTCTCCGGATGGTTCACAGAAGCTGGTTCTGTGGGATTTAAACACGAACACGTTGCTTGAGTCGATTAAAATACCCTACGAAATTGCACCGTACCGTACCTCTTTCCTCAACGATTTGGTTGTAGACAACCGGCACGGGTTTGTTTATATCACCGACTCCGGAAATGGTTGGCCAGGCCATCAGCTGGAAGGGGGCATCATCGTGTACAATATGAAAACAAAAACATTCCGCCGTGTTCTGGACAGGCATTACAGTACACAAGACTTTCCTCAATTCCATTTCGATATAGACAATCAGCTAGTGTTCCACGACAGGCCCATCCGAATTGGAGCCGACGGCATCGCATTGTCTGCTGACCGCTCGACTTTATACTATTGCCAAGTTACTGGACGGAATTTGTATAGCGTAGACACAGCGCTGCTTAGAAATTTTAATACGCCTTTGACACAAATAAGTGAGTCAGTGAGAGCCGTCGGCAGCAAAGGCACCACCACCGACGGGATGCATGCAGACAACCAAGGAAATGTGTTTTACACCATGTTGGAAGGGAAAGGGGTTGGGGTCTACACGCCGAAGACCCATCGTTTTCATAAGCTGCTGTCTGACGACCGAATGTTATGGGTCGACGGTGTCGCGTTTGACCAGAAGGGATCCATCGTCTTTAACAGCAACAAACTCCACCAAATGTTCGATAAACCTCAAACCATTGACTGGAACTATCCATACAATCTCATCATCTGGAAATCATTTGTTGGAAATGGAATAAAGTCGTACACGTATGCGCATTAG
- a CDS encoding FMN-binding glutamate synthase family protein — MQLTILVLVLVTIAILVLTPTAFFAYMYFLSKKPQHSIIRAHPYMGWLRYLLEKMGPEFRQYWFDNDTQGKPFSRSDFIGVVFASKYRTDLISFGSKRDYENTGFYISNDMYPKLVEELKVDNSEIAHAKKYEILKEGLFTRKEHMTDDEVKKWLYHDEDMIVIGKERANPWRLKGMFGASATSYGAVGEHYIQSTGNGARMAGGSWINTGEGGVAPDHLESGADVVAQIGPGMFGYRDSNGSFSFDEFRQKAAEPNIKAFELKFAQGAKIRGGHLEGSKVNAKIAAIRKVPLGKTVNSPNRFPFLKNDKDTFRFVQKLQDAGGKPVGIKIVIGDQTKLDSFFQTMINLDIYPDFITVDGSEGGSGATFKAMADGMGLPLYPALIILDDTARRYGVRDRFKIFASGKLITPDKVAIALALGADCVNSARGFMMANGCIMAMQCHTGKCPTGITTTDPKYQISLVPEEKQWRVMNYVLQLREGLFALAAACGLDSPRHFTREHVVFKNEYGRTVRLSELFPYPKPGSKPSGSEFEDIR; from the coding sequence ATGCAACTCACGATTCTTGTTTTAGTACTCGTTACAATTGCAATATTGGTTTTAACACCAACTGCTTTTTTTGCCTACATGTACTTTCTTTCGAAGAAGCCCCAGCACTCAATTATTCGAGCCCATCCGTATATGGGATGGCTACGTTACCTATTAGAAAAAATGGGGCCTGAATTTCGACAGTACTGGTTTGACAACGATACGCAAGGTAAACCCTTTTCGAGAAGTGACTTTATTGGTGTAGTCTTTGCCTCGAAATACCGAACTGATCTCATAAGTTTCGGATCGAAGAGGGATTACGAGAATACTGGTTTTTACATTTCAAACGATATGTACCCCAAATTAGTCGAAGAATTGAAAGTGGACAATTCCGAGATAGCCCATGCGAAGAAGTACGAGATTCTGAAGGAGGGTCTTTTCACTCGCAAGGAACACATGACGGACGACGAAGTCAAGAAATGGCTTTATCATGACGAGGATATGATTGTGATAGGCAAAGAACGGGCAAACCCCTGGCGTTTAAAAGGGATGTTCGGCGCTTCCGCAACATCGTACGGTGCCGTTGGAGAGCATTATATACAATCCACCGGCAATGGTGCGAGGATGGCCGGTGGTTCCTGGATTAACACTGGCGAAGGCGGTGTAGCACCGGATCACTTGGAAAGCGGTGCGGATGTTGTTGCGCAAATTGGTCCGGGTATGTTCGGCTATCGCGATAGTAATGGCAGCTTCTCATTCGACGAATTTAGGCAGAAAGCAGCCGAGCCGAACATCAAGGCGTTCGAACTGAAATTCGCGCAGGGTGCTAAAATCCGCGGTGGACACTTGGAAGGTTCTAAAGTAAACGCGAAGATTGCAGCCATCCGTAAAGTTCCGCTCGGAAAAACTGTCAATTCACCAAACCGTTTTCCGTTTTTGAAGAACGACAAAGATACATTCCGTTTCGTACAGAAGCTGCAAGATGCAGGTGGTAAGCCAGTTGGAATCAAGATTGTTATCGGGGATCAGACAAAGTTGGATTCGTTCTTTCAGACGATGATTAATTTGGATATCTATCCAGACTTCATCACGGTAGATGGCAGTGAAGGTGGTTCCGGCGCGACCTTCAAGGCGATGGCCGATGGTATGGGCTTGCCCCTGTATCCAGCGCTAATCATCCTTGATGACACTGCTCGCCGTTATGGTGTGCGTGATCGCTTCAAAATTTTCGCTTCCGGGAAGTTAATCACGCCTGACAAAGTCGCGATCGCATTAGCGCTCGGGGCGGATTGTGTCAATTCCGCACGCGGGTTTATGATGGCGAATGGTTGCATCATGGCGATGCAATGCCACACGGGAAAATGTCCGACGGGCATAACAACGACCGATCCGAAATATCAGATATCCCTTGTACCTGAGGAGAAACAGTGGCGTGTGATGAACTACGTGCTCCAGTTACGAGAGGGACTATTTGCATTGGCTGCTGCCTGCGGCCTGGATAGCCCACGTCATTTTACCAGGGAGCATGTGGTGTTTAAAAATGAATACGGACGGACGGTTCGGCTCAGTGAGTTGTTCCCGTATCCTAAACCAGGGTCAAAACCGAGCGGATCAGAATTTGAAGATATTAGATAA
- a CDS encoding TOMM precursor leader peptide-binding protein, with protein MGKCRDLKLSILSVLGRGSTVLVGPLETPEIPGCVTCLQLRWENTFDRSLLYSIFNQQVGSIAEPLQMSQSDLLTLGDIVTDEIQSVILESQTSPNSKGKVGVYEQAEHIEWVPVVPSHDCPRCNLMPDDDPALAQLQFTSHIMNDVDTLRIGTVDFKRLEELFMHTKVGYISNAHAFSNGDRYVEAGAYIYTPAGTEIAGYGSGLSITDAKQSAMLEVLERSCGFQAVNRRPVVFGKYSELNDIAIHPPQFGLHSHELLQSSNHIFEPFDEETKYSWVWAHSTKYNTSVLIPEQIAFYGPTADEKRFIKETSNGCALGGTLEEAVLHGTFEVLERDGFLNMWYAKMPLPELRLGNYCPAHTSEVFNYLEESGFEVRLFNMSHDLSIPAICAVAINEENDYPKVVSGSACHLNPYQAVNGALRELTVQVLNLQRTSEERRKEAASMFLDPKKIRDILDHVAVAALPEAYPRWEFLLRKENRGQIQAVEEVYTDVARRYQVESRDIRLILNSVFDDLHGRGFDVIVLDQTSVEVSHGGLHAVKVLIPGMTPITFGYGSQRVRGLSRLFELPYRLGYSSRVLTENDLNPDCHPFS; from the coding sequence TTGGGGAAGTGTAGGGATTTAAAACTTAGCATCTTATCTGTGCTTGGCAGGGGATCGACGGTTCTAGTGGGGCCGCTGGAGACTCCAGAAATACCTGGCTGCGTGACTTGTCTACAATTGCGTTGGGAAAATACCTTCGATCGCAGTCTTCTGTATTCTATTTTCAACCAACAAGTCGGCAGTATCGCGGAACCCCTGCAGATGTCTCAATCAGACCTTTTAACGTTGGGAGACATCGTAACCGATGAGATACAATCTGTCATTTTGGAATCCCAGACCTCTCCAAACTCCAAAGGGAAAGTCGGTGTGTACGAGCAAGCGGAACACATCGAGTGGGTGCCAGTTGTCCCAAGTCACGATTGTCCTCGATGTAACCTTATGCCAGATGACGATCCCGCTCTTGCCCAATTACAATTCACTTCTCATATTATGAACGATGTCGACACGTTGAGAATTGGAACTGTGGATTTCAAGCGTTTAGAAGAGTTGTTCATGCATACGAAGGTAGGTTATATTTCGAACGCTCATGCGTTTTCGAATGGAGACCGTTATGTTGAGGCAGGTGCGTATATTTACACGCCTGCTGGTACTGAAATTGCTGGGTATGGCTCGGGTTTGTCCATCACCGATGCGAAGCAATCCGCAATGCTCGAAGTGTTGGAGCGAAGTTGCGGATTTCAGGCTGTGAACCGCCGCCCTGTCGTCTTTGGCAAGTATTCGGAATTGAACGACATCGCCATACACCCACCACAATTCGGGTTGCACAGCCATGAGTTGTTGCAGTCGTCCAATCATATCTTTGAACCCTTTGATGAAGAGACGAAGTATTCATGGGTTTGGGCACACTCGACCAAGTATAATACGTCTGTCCTCATTCCGGAGCAGATTGCCTTTTATGGACCAACCGCTGATGAGAAGCGGTTCATCAAAGAAACGTCGAATGGATGCGCATTAGGTGGGACTTTGGAAGAAGCTGTCCTGCATGGAACTTTCGAAGTTCTTGAGCGGGATGGGTTTCTGAACATGTGGTACGCAAAGATGCCGCTACCTGAGCTCAGACTGGGTAATTACTGCCCAGCTCACACATCAGAAGTTTTTAATTATTTGGAGGAAAGTGGCTTTGAAGTTCGCCTATTTAATATGTCCCATGACCTCAGCATACCGGCAATTTGTGCTGTGGCAATTAACGAAGAGAACGATTATCCGAAAGTGGTAAGCGGTTCCGCGTGCCATTTAAATCCCTATCAGGCTGTCAATGGTGCGCTCCGCGAATTAACTGTTCAGGTGCTGAACCTTCAGCGAACGTCGGAGGAGAGGCGCAAAGAGGCAGCTTCGATGTTCTTGGATCCGAAAAAAATCAGGGATATTCTCGATCACGTTGCGGTCGCTGCTTTGCCCGAAGCTTATCCACGTTGGGAATTTCTTTTGAGGAAGGAGAATCGAGGGCAGATTCAGGCAGTCGAAGAAGTATACACCGATGTAGCTCGGCGATACCAGGTCGAATCACGAGACATTCGGCTGATTCTCAATTCAGTGTTTGACGATTTACACGGTCGAGGATTTGACGTTATCGTGTTGGATCAAACTAGTGTGGAAGTATCTCACGGTGGACTGCATGCTGTGAAAGTTTTAATACCTGGAATGACTCCTATAACTTTTGGATATGGCTCTCAAAGAGTTCGAGGACTCTCAAGACTATTTGAATTGCCATATCGACTGGGATATTCCTCGCGGGTGCTGACGGAAAACGACCTAAATCCGGATTGCCATCCGTTTTCGTAA